From a region of the Balaenoptera musculus isolate JJ_BM4_2016_0621 chromosome 15, mBalMus1.pri.v3, whole genome shotgun sequence genome:
- the PCNA gene encoding proliferating cell nuclear antigen, translating to MFEARLVQGSILKKVLEALKDLINEACWDISSSGVNLQSMDSSHVSLVQLTLRSEGFDTYRCDRNLAMGVNLTSMSKILKCAGNEDIITLRAEDNADTLALVFEAPNQEKVSDYEMKLMDLDVEQLGIPEQEYSCVVKMPSGEFARICRDLSHIGDAVVISCAKDGVKFSASGELGNGNIKLSQTSNVDKEEEAVTIEMNEPVQLTFALRYLNFFTKATPLSPTVTLSMSADVPLVVEYKIADMGHLKYYLAPKIEDEEGS from the exons ATGTTCGAGGCGCGCCTGGTCCAGGGCTCCATCTTGAAGAAGGTGCTTGAGGCGCTTAAGGACCTCATCAACGAGGCCTGCTGGGACATCAGCTCGAGCGGCGTGAACCTGCAGAGCATGGACTCGTCCCATGTCTCCTTGGTGCAGCTCACCCTGCGCTCCGAGGGCTTCGACACGTACCGCTGCGACCGCAACTTGGCCATGGGCGTGAACCTCACCAG CATGTCCAAAATACTGAAATGTGCTGGCAATGAAGACATCATTACACTAAGGGCTGAAGATAACGCGGACACCTTGGCACTAGTATTTGAAGCTCCAA ATCAAGAAAAGGTTTCAGACTATGAAATGAAGTTAATGGATTTAGATGTTGAACAACTTGGAATTCCA gAACAAGAGTACAGCTGTGTAGTAAAGATGCCTTCTGGTGAATTTGCACGTATATGCCGAGATCTCAGTCATATTGGAGATGCTGTTGTAATTTCCTGTGCAAAAGATGGAGTGAAATTTTCTGCAAGTGGAGAACttggaaatggaaatattaagTTGTCACAAACGAGTAATGTTGATAAAGAAGAGGAGGCC GTTACCATAGAGATGAATGAACCAGTTCAGCTAACTTTTGCACTGAGGTAcctgaacttctttacaaaagcCACTCCACTCTCTCCTACAGTAACACTCAGTATGTCTGCAGATGTACCCCTTG tCGTAGAGTATAAAATTGCTGATATGGGACATTTAAAGTACTATTTGGCTCCCAAGATCGAGGATGAAGAAGGATCTTAG